In Ralstonia pseudosolanacearum, the DNA window TCGCCGGCGTAGGCCTCTTCGGTGGTGTTGCGGTCCTGCGCCATGAAGGTGATGGCGTTGTTGATGGCGACCGTCTTGCCGGTCGACACCTGCAGCAGCTTCATGCCGCGCTCGAAGCGGCCGGAGCACACGCGCACGAAGGCGATGCGGTCGCGGTGCTTCGGGTCCATGTTGGCCTGGATCTTGAAGACGAAGCCGGTGAACTTGTCTTCGAGCGGCGCGACCTCGCGCGTCTGCGTGGCGCGCGCCAGCGGCTCGGGCGACAGTCCGACCAGCGCATCCAGCAGCGACTGCACGCCGAAGTTGTTGACCGCCGAACCGAAATACACCGGGCATTGCTTGCCGGCGAGGAACAGGTCCTTGTCGAAGGTGTGCGAAGCGCCGCGCACCAGTTCGATGTCGATGCGCAGCTCTTCGGCCTGCGAACCCAGCACGCGGTCCAGTTCCGGGTTGTCCAGGCCCTGGATCATGCCGGCGGTGGCGCCCTTCTCCGTCTCCGCCTTGGGGTCGAACAGCTGCACCGTGTCGTTCACGAGGTGATAGACGCCACGGAAACTCTTGCCCATGCCGATCGGCCACGTCATCGGCGCGCACTGGATCTGCAGCACGTTTTCGATTTCGTCGAGCAACTCGATGGGCGCGCGGCCCTCGCGGTCGAGCTTGTTGATGAAGGTCAGGATGGGCGTGCTGCGCAGGCGACAGACGTTGAGCAGCTTGATGGTCTGCGCTTCCACGCCGTTGACCGAGTCGATCACCATGACCGCGGAATCGACCGCCGTGAGCGTGCGGTAGGTGTCTTCGGAGAAGTCTTCGTGGCCCGGCGTGTCGAGCAGGTTGACGATGTAGTCGCCGCCGTCGTTGCGGTACGGAAACTGCATCACCGACGAGGTGACCGAGATGCCGCGCTGCTTCTCCAGCTCCATCCAGTCGGAGGTGGCGTGACGGCTGGCCTTGCGCGCACGCACGGCGCCGGCCATCTGGATCGCGCCGCCGAACCACAGCAGCTTTTCCGTGAGCGTGGTCTTGCCCGCGTCCGGGTGGGAAATGATGGCGAATGTCCGGCGGCGCCGGATCTCCTGCTGCAGCGTACTCACGGGCAAAAACCGAAAGGGAGGAATCGGAAAGGCGGCAAGCGCACGTGGCGTGCGCGAGGCGCAAGGCCGGCCGGGAGTCCTCCCAGGCGGCCGATGGACACCCGCTCGACGCGGGCAGCCGAGATTGTACGCCATCGGCATCCTTGCCCAGGATCAAGATTGATGGCGCGCAAGTCAGGGAAACTCCCGGGGAACCGTCCCTGCCGCAAAGGAGACCAAGACAGTGTCGGAATCGTCCGACAACGGTTTCGGAAGGGACGTTATCGAAGTTGTCACATAGCTCCCGTATCGTGGAGGCCGTTGCAAAATCGGCTTGCCTCGCGTGTCGGCCGGTGGTTGCGACACGAAAGGAAGTCAAGAAGCAAGGAGTCAATCGTGCGTAGTCGAACCCCTGTGGATCCCGCGGTGCAGCGCATTCTGGATATCACCCGCAAAGCCTGGCAACTCGATGCCGAAAGCGTGCGAGCCGCTCGCCGGCAGCGCGCAGCCCATCGTCGCCAGCGGATCCAGGCACTGCCGCAGGACAGCCTGCGCGCGCTCGCCGCGCTGGCCCTGCAAGCCGAGATCTGGGCTGTGCGCAAGACCGTGGTGACGGTCGGCTGAGCGCTGCCCCGCTCATGCATGCAAGGCCACCTCAGGGTGGCCTTTTTATTTGGGCGAACGGCGTGGCGGTCGCTTGCGGCGTCCTGACGGCCGGCGCGGCTAGCGGCCACCGTGGCGCGCGCCGCCGTTGCCCATGCCGGCGGCCAGCGTCGGATTGAGCAGCGCGGCCTGGCTGGCCGGCCCCGCGGCATCGGCCTGCCGGCTGCCGAAGCGCAGCGCATATTGCCGCGTGACGAGCGCGCCGAAGAAGAAGATCTGCGCCGAGTAATAGATCCACAGCATCAGTGCCACCACCGAGCCCGCCGCCCCATACGATGACGCCACCGCGCTGTTGCCCAGGTACAGCCCGATCACGTGCTTGCCCAGCGTGAACAGCAGCGCCGTGACCACCGCCCCCAGCCCCACATCGCGCCAGGCCACGCGGGTCTCGGGCAGCATCTTGAAGATGGTGCCGAACAGCAGCGACACCACCGCAAACGAAAACGCCATCGACAGCGCGTTGGCCGCCATGGCGAAAACCGAGCCCGTCCAGATGGCGCCCCAGAAGCGCTCCACCACCGCCAGCCCGGCATTGACGATCAACGACACCAGCAGCAGAAACGCCAGCACCAGGATCAGGCTGAACGACAGCAGCCGCGAGCGCAGCACGCCCCACAGCCCGGCCTGCTGGCGGGGCGGCACGTCCCACAGTTCGTCGAGGCTGTCCTTGAGCTCGGAGAAGACCGTGGTGGCGCCCACCACCAGCAGCACCATCGCCGTGACCGCGGCGAACAGGCCGTGACCCGAGCGCCGCGTGGCCGCCAGCACGGCCTCCACGGCGGCGGCGCCCTGCGCGCCGACCAGGCCCTGGATCTGTCCGAAGATCTCGCCGCGCGCGGCCTGCTCGCCGAAGAACAGGCCGGCGATGGAGATCACCAGCACCAGCACCGGCGCCATGGAAAACAGCGTGTAGAACGAGAGCGCCGCGCCCTTGCTGGCGGCGCGGTGCGCCGACCATTGCTGCACGGCGCCCGCGAGCACGAGCCAGGCGCCCTTGACGATGGAGCGGTCGATGGAAAGCGAGGCCAGGCGCATGGTCGGATCCTTGAACGTCGGCACATCGGCGGCGGCGCGTGCTGCGTCCGGCGGCCGCCTGGAGCGGTGTCAGCCCGCGCGGTGGCCGCAAGCGGCGGCGCGGGTGCTAATCGCGCCCGCCGAGCAACCGGCTGATGAGAAAGCCGACCCCGACAGCCAGGCCGATGGTCGCCAGCGGATTCGCCCGCATGCAAGCGACGGCATCGTCGGCCAGGCGCTGCTGCGCAACGCGCCACTGTGCGCCCCGCGACACGGCGGCATCGACCGCCGAGGCCGCCGCACCGGCGGTGCGGTCGATCGCCTGATGGGCGACCGCCCTGACGCGTTCGGCGGATTCGGCTACGTTGGATTTCGGAAAGGGATCGGTATGGGAAGACGGTTCCATCGCTCAATGCTCCAGGTTGCAGGAGAAGAAGACTGCGTGCACGCTCATCCGCGCCCCGCCACCAGGCTCCAGAACAGGCTGACGACGAACAGCACCACGAAGATCGTGAAGAGGATCTTGGCGATGCCGGCCGCCCCGGCGGCGATGCCGCCAAACCCGAACAGCGCCGCGACCAGGGCACCGATGAAGAAGAGGGCTGCGTAGCGCAGCATGACAACCTCCTGTGCGGTGTCGTTGGCTGGCCACCGGGCGAGCGGGCGCACTACGCGGTGCAGCAAGGCGCGTACCGCCCCGCGAGCCCTCAGGCTTCCGTGGTCTGCGCCTTGCCGTTCTCGCCTTCGCTGTTGCTGCTGCCGTATTCCTCCAGGCGGTTGTACAGCGTCTTCAGGCTGATGCCGAGCAGTTCGGCGGCGCGCTTCTTCACGCCGCCGCATTGCTCCAGCGTCGCCAGGATGATCTTCTTGTCGGCGCTCGCCAGCGACGTGCCGACCGGGATCGTCAGCGTGGAGCCGGACGACGCCTGCGTGGCGGATACCTGCAGCGGCACGGCCTCGGTGCTGATGCCGGCGTCGTCGGACATGATGTAGGCGCGCTGCACGTAGTTGCGCAGCTCGCGCACATTGCCGGGCCAGTTGTAGGCACGCAGCGTATCCATCGCTGGCGGCAGGAAGGTCTTCTTGCTGCTGTTCTGCGCGTTGAGCTGGTCCAGGAAATGCTGCGCCAGCGTTTCCACGTCCTTACCGCGCTCGCGCAGCGGCGGCAGCTGCATCGGGAACACATTGAGCCGGTGGTACAGGTCGGCGCGCAGCTTGCCGTCGGCCACGGCTTCCTCGGGATCGCGGTTGGTGGCGGCGATCACACGCACATCGGTGTCGATCTCGCGGTTGGTGCCCACGCGCATGAACACGCCCGTCTCCAGCACGCGCAGCAGCTTGACCTGCAGCTCGACCGGCATCTCGGTGATCTCGTCGAGGAACAGCGTGCCGCCATTGGCACGCTCGAAGTAGCCCTTGTGCTGGCGATCAGCGCCGGTGAAGCTGCCCCGCTCGTGGCCGAACATCTCCGATTCGATCAGGTTGGGCGAGATCGCCCCGCAGTTGACCGGCAGGAAGGGCTGCTTGCGCCGCAGGCTCAGGTCGTGGATGGTCTGCGCGGCCAGTTCCTTGCCGGTGCCCGATTCGCCAATCAGCAGGACGGTGGCCTCGGTAGGCGCCACGCGGCTGACCTGGTCGTACAGCGTCTGCATCGCCGGCGAATTGCCGAGCATCTGGCCGAACAGGCCCAGCCGCCGCAGCTCGCCGCGCAGGCTGCCGATCTCGGCCTTGAGGTCGCCCGGACGCGGAATGCGCGCCAGGATGGATTTCAGGCGCTGGAAGTTGACCGGCTTGACGAGGTAGTCCGCCGCGCCCATGCGCAGCGCCTCCACCGCTGTCTCCACGCTGGCGTGCCCGGTCATGACGATGATCTCGGTGCCGGAATGCGAGGGAATGTCTTCCAGCAGGTCCATGCCGTTGCCGTCGGGCAAGACCAGATCGATCAGCACGGCGTCGGGGCTGTGGCGCGAGATCTGGATGCGCGCGTCGCGCAGCGAGCCCGCCTGGGCCGTGGTGAAGCCCTCGGCGCTGACCAGTTCGCCCAGGGCGGCGCGTGCGCTGGCATCGTCTTCGACAATCAGGATATGTGGCATCTCGTTTCTGTTGGATGGGCCGGCCGCGGGGGGCCGGCGGTCCCTCTGCAGGGGCGATGTCCGGCGCCGCGTGTGCGCGAAGCGCGCCACTGTGCGGCACCAGCCATGCGCGGAAACGGCGGGCCTGCGCGCACGACCGATCGACCATGCTTCTTGCGCTTGGCGTGCAAGAGAAGGCACCGATGCGTCACGCTGTGCGGCGTTGCGTCCTTCCGCGGACAGCTTTCAGGATAGATGAGAACGCCATCCCGAAGCCACCCCGGCCGGCAGATGGCGATTGCGCGGCACCGATCGCACGGGATGCCGCCGCGGCGCGGGTCTCCGGCATGTTTCTTGTCGGCGTTTGGCCGACAGGACAGCCGAACTGTCAGCGCATGACCGACATACAACACGCGCTGCCCGCCATGATAATGGCCCGACTTTTCCACACAATGTGACGGGATGACGACGCGCTAGCCATCAGGAGACTCACCGCTGAATGGCCTCTCTCTCCAGCGCGCCCCGTCGCGACGGACCACGAGGGAGCCATGTCCTTGAGCGAAGCCTTCGCAGACGAGCGCGCAGTCACCACCGGGCGCCTGCCCTGCCCTCCCGGGCTGGCAGACCGCGCCGATACCGGCACCATCGACGTGTTCGACGATGCCGCGCGCCTGACCGCGTTCGCCAATCCCCCCGCTGTCTCCATCTCCGCGCCTGTCGTTGCCGGCCCCGACTTCGGCCACCTGTACGGCCATTCAGCCGTCATGCGGACGCTGTATGGCCAGATCGGCAAGGTGTCCGGCACGCTGGCGACCGTGCTGATCATCGGAGAATCGGGCACCGGCAAGGAACTGATCGCGCGCACCGTGCACGACATGAGCCCGCGCGCAGACCAGGCCTTCATCGCCGTCAACTGCGGCGCGATCTCGCCCAACCTGATCGAATCGGAGCTGTTCGGCCACGAGAAGGGCAGCTTCACCGGCGCGCTCCAGCGCCACACCGGCTATTTCGAGCAGGCCTGCAACGGCACGATCTTCCTCGACGAGATCACCGAAATGCCGGTGGAGATGCAGGTCAAGCTGCTGCGCGTGCTGGAGACCGGCACGTTCATGCGCGTGGGCGGCACGGAGCCGATCGAGACCCGCGCGCGCATCATCGCCGCGACCAACCGCAATCTGCCGGAAGCCGTGTCCGACGGCACCTTCCGCGAAGACCTGATGTACCGGCTGGCGGTGGTGCCGCTGCACGTGCCGCCGCTGCGCGACCGCGACGAAGACATCGAAGCGCTGGCCCAGCATTTCCTGGTGCAATTCAACGCCGCGCACCAGACCGACAAGACCTTCGCGCGCTCCGCCCTGACGGCGCTGCGCCAGCACCCTTGGCCGGGCAACGTGCGCGAGCTGCGCAACGCCGTGCAGCGCGGCTACATCCTGGGCGAAAAGACAGTGGAGCTCGCCATGCCGCTGGCCTCGCTGCGCAGCCCGTCGCGCCCGTCGGTGAAGGAAGGCGTACTCAACGTCTCGGTGGGCGTCACGCTGGCCGAAGCCCAGCGCGTGATGATCCTCGCCACGCTGGAGCATTTCCAGGGCGACAAGCGCCAGGCCGCCAAGACCCTCGGCGTCAGCCTCAAGACGCTCTACAACCGGCTCGACCTGTATCACAGCCAGAGCCAAAACCAGAGCACCGAGGCCGCCGGGCTGCCCGCGTAGGGCGCGCCCGCGGCTCGCGGTGTTCGACCCCTCGAAACGACCTTGCCGCCGTCCGCGCTAGCGCGGATGCGCGTGCCTGCGCTCGCCCGGATGCTCGCGGCGGCGGCGCTCGCGCGGTTCATCGCGGTGCGTACGGCGCGGCACGGGCTCGATCCCGCCGTGCAGGCAAGGAACGCCCGCACCGCTTCGAACGCCGACTGGCGTGGTGACTTCCACTGACATGGCTGAACCCTCCGGTAAAGCCGCGGGCCGCCTGTGCGGCCGCCCGCGACGTTGAGCGTGGCGCAGGCCGACTCACTGCCCCGGCTTGGCGCTGCCCGGCTGCGGGTTGCCCATGTCGGCGGCGGCATCGCTGCCACCCGACTGCGCGCCGGCCGCTGCATCCGTCGCCTTCCCATTCGCCGGCTTCTTGTGGCGATGCTTCTTGGCATGCGGCTTCATCTCGCCGCCGGCGCCGGACGTTGGCTCGCCGGTGGCCGAGGCACCCGCCGCAGGATCGGCGGCGGACGAGGGCGGCGCGGTCCGCTTGCCCGGCGCCCGGGTCGGGGTGCCGGATTCCTGGCTATCGGTGGAGGCAGGCGCCATGGGAGTCTGCGCCAGGGCGGCGGTCACGCCGAGCGCCAGGGCGACGCCCAGCAGGGTTGCGGTCAGAGTGCGTGATGGTTGCATGCGATCTCCTGGTTGCGTACATGAGGCAAGGTGGCAGAACGGATGGAAGCGCGCTGCCGCGCAAGGCATCGGCAAGGCCGGACCTCCCGCGCGCTTTCCATGCGCCGACAGGGTCAGCAACGCATGTACCTGCCGGGGCGCGCATCCCCCAGCCGCGCCGCGATGCCGTGCCGCGATGCCGTGCCGGCACGCGCAATCGCCCCGTCACGCTGTCAAGCGGCGGAAACAATCCGCATATAAAAACGACACGGTCATGTAGAAACGGCGCGCCAATCGCCCGCGAAGACTCGTGGCGCATGCATCCGCCTGCTTGGCACAGCCTTTGCATTGAAAAAGGGTCATGCCGGCCGGCATCGCTGGCCCCACCCAACACAACGGAGGCAAGGCGAATGGTCAAAGCCGTTCTTGAAATGCGTGCGAAGCAGCATCTCGCGCTGACGCCCCGGCTGCAGCAGTCCGTGAAACTGCTGCAGCTGTCGGCGACCGAATTTGCACAGGAAATGCAGGAAGCGCTTGCCAGCAACCCGTTCCTGGAAGAAGTCGACGACAACACGGGCGCACCGCCGGAAGCGGCCCGGCCCGGTGAAGCCATGCCCGGCACCGAAGCCGACGGCGCCACCGCCGACCACTCGCCGCCGGACGAGGCGCCGCTCGAGACCACCACCAGCGCCATCGAGACCGACCCCGCCATCGCCGCCTCCGACGAATTCCCCGCCGACTTCGGCAGCTACACCAGCTACGGTCCGGCCCATCACGGCGACGGCGAAGACAGCGACATCGGCGAATGGGTGCACGCCACGCCCACCCTGCGCGAGCACCTGCGCCAGGCGCTGCTCAGCTACCGGCTTTCCGAGCGCGACAGCCTGCTCGCCCTGACGGTGATCGAGGCGCTGGACGACGACGGCTACCTGCGCCAGACGCTCTTCGAGCTGATGCCGCTGGCGCCGGTCGAGCCCGTGCCCACCGAAAAGGAAATGCAGATCGCGCTGGCGCTGGTGCAAAGCCTGGACCCGCCGGGCGTGGCCGCGCGCGATCTGTCCGAATGCCTGCGCCTGCAGATCGAGGCGCGTCCGGCCGATACGGAAGCCGAGGAGCGCGTGCAGGAGATCGCGCAGGACATCGTGCGCAGCCATCTGCCGCGCCTAGCCAAGCGCGACCTGACCCACATCCGCCGCGCGGTCGGCTGCGACGAAGACGAACTGCGCGAAGCCTGCGCGCTGATCCGCACGCTGGACCCGCGCCCGGGACTGCGCTTCTCGCAGGCGCACGCGGGCTATATCGTGCCCGACGTGATCGTCGCCAAGATCAAGGGCAAGTGGATAGCCGTGACCAACCCGGCGGTGGCGCCGTGCGCGCGCATCAACAAGGTCTACGCCGAACTCTTCGCGCAGACGCGCGGCCATCACCGCACGCCGCTCGCGCACCAGTTGCAGGAAGCGCGCTGGCTGATCCGCAATGCGCAGCAGCGCTTCGCCACCATCCAGCGCGTGGCCGA includes these proteins:
- a CDS encoding YihY/virulence factor BrkB family protein; its protein translation is MRLASLSIDRSIVKGAWLVLAGAVQQWSAHRAASKGAALSFYTLFSMAPVLVLVISIAGLFFGEQAARGEIFGQIQGLVGAQGAAAVEAVLAATRRSGHGLFAAVTAMVLLVVGATTVFSELKDSLDELWDVPPRQQAGLWGVLRSRLLSFSLILVLAFLLLVSLIVNAGLAVVERFWGAIWTGSVFAMAANALSMAFSFAVVSLLFGTIFKMLPETRVAWRDVGLGAVVTALLFTLGKHVIGLYLGNSAVASSYGAAGSVVALMLWIYYSAQIFFFGALVTRQYALRFGSRQADAAGPASQAALLNPTLAAGMGNGGARHGGR
- a CDS encoding peptide chain release factor 3, which codes for MSTLQQEIRRRRTFAIISHPDAGKTTLTEKLLWFGGAIQMAGAVRARKASRHATSDWMELEKQRGISVTSSVMQFPYRNDGGDYIVNLLDTPGHEDFSEDTYRTLTAVDSAVMVIDSVNGVEAQTIKLLNVCRLRSTPILTFINKLDREGRAPIELLDEIENVLQIQCAPMTWPIGMGKSFRGVYHLVNDTVQLFDPKAETEKGATAGMIQGLDNPELDRVLGSQAEELRIDIELVRGASHTFDKDLFLAGKQCPVYFGSAVNNFGVQSLLDALVGLSPEPLARATQTREVAPLEDKFTGFVFKIQANMDPKHRDRIAFVRVCSGRFERGMKLLQVSTGKTVAINNAITFMAQDRNTTEEAYAGDIIGVPNHGTIRLGDAFTEGEPLKFTGIPSFAPEYFRRARLNNPLRTKQLQKGLQQLAEEGATQMFRPLASNDLVLGAVGTLQFDVVAHRLEHEYGVDAIFEPHECATARWLKGKQEDIDKLIDKAGHNVAVDGAGDYVYLAPSQVNLRLTQERFPNIQFMETREVV
- a CDS encoding DUF1328 domain-containing protein; its protein translation is MLRYAALFFIGALVAALFGFGGIAAGAAGIAKILFTIFVVLFVVSLFWSLVAGRG
- a CDS encoding RNA polymerase factor sigma-54; the protein is MVKAVLEMRAKQHLALTPRLQQSVKLLQLSATEFAQEMQEALASNPFLEEVDDNTGAPPEAARPGEAMPGTEADGATADHSPPDEAPLETTTSAIETDPAIAASDEFPADFGSYTSYGPAHHGDGEDSDIGEWVHATPTLREHLRQALLSYRLSERDSLLALTVIEALDDDGYLRQTLFELMPLAPVEPVPTEKEMQIALALVQSLDPPGVAARDLSECLRLQIEARPADTEAEERVQEIAQDIVRSHLPRLAKRDLTHIRRAVGCDEDELREACALIRTLDPRPGLRFSQAHAGYIVPDVIVAKIKGKWIAVTNPAVAPCARINKVYAELFAQTRGHHRTPLAHQLQEARWLIRNAQQRFATIQRVAEAIVAHQKHFLEYGEVAMRPLVLRDVAEELGLHESTISRATGNKFMATPRGIFEFKYFFSRQLATDTGGACSAASVRALLKEMIEAEDAQAPLSDVSLAKMLAEQGVIVARRTVAKYRGLMRIAPAELRRQV
- a CDS encoding sigma-54 interaction domain-containing protein — protein: MSLSEAFADERAVTTGRLPCPPGLADRADTGTIDVFDDAARLTAFANPPAVSISAPVVAGPDFGHLYGHSAVMRTLYGQIGKVSGTLATVLIIGESGTGKELIARTVHDMSPRADQAFIAVNCGAISPNLIESELFGHEKGSFTGALQRHTGYFEQACNGTIFLDEITEMPVEMQVKLLRVLETGTFMRVGGTEPIETRARIIAATNRNLPEAVSDGTFREDLMYRLAVVPLHVPPLRDRDEDIEALAQHFLVQFNAAHQTDKTFARSALTALRQHPWPGNVRELRNAVQRGYILGEKTVELAMPLASLRSPSRPSVKEGVLNVSVGVTLAEAQRVMILATLEHFQGDKRQAAKTLGVSLKTLYNRLDLYHSQSQNQSTEAAGLPA
- a CDS encoding sigma-54-dependent transcriptional regulator — protein: MPHILIVEDDASARAALGELVSAEGFTTAQAGSLRDARIQISRHSPDAVLIDLVLPDGNGMDLLEDIPSHSGTEIIVMTGHASVETAVEALRMGAADYLVKPVNFQRLKSILARIPRPGDLKAEIGSLRGELRRLGLFGQMLGNSPAMQTLYDQVSRVAPTEATVLLIGESGTGKELAAQTIHDLSLRRKQPFLPVNCGAISPNLIESEMFGHERGSFTGADRQHKGYFERANGGTLFLDEITEMPVELQVKLLRVLETGVFMRVGTNREIDTDVRVIAATNRDPEEAVADGKLRADLYHRLNVFPMQLPPLRERGKDVETLAQHFLDQLNAQNSSKKTFLPPAMDTLRAYNWPGNVRELRNYVQRAYIMSDDAGISTEAVPLQVSATQASSGSTLTIPVGTSLASADKKIILATLEQCGGVKKRAAELLGISLKTLYNRLEEYGSSNSEGENGKAQTTEA
- a CDS encoding DUF883 C-terminal domain-containing protein, with protein sequence MEPSSHTDPFPKSNVAESAERVRAVAHQAIDRTAGAAASAVDAAVSRGAQWRVAQQRLADDAVACMRANPLATIGLAVGVGFLISRLLGGRD